One region of Oreochromis aureus strain Israel breed Guangdong linkage group 19, ZZ_aureus, whole genome shotgun sequence genomic DNA includes:
- the LOC116322347 gene encoding protein max-like — protein MSENDDIEVDSDADKRAHHNALERKRRDHIKDSFHSLRDSVPALQGEKASRAQILDKATEYIQYMRRKNHTHQQDIDDLKKQNALLEQQVRALEKAKGNTQLQTNYSSDSSLYTNRKGSAVSAFDGGSDSSSESESDETPNRKKLRVELS, from the exons ATGAGCGAAAACGATGACATCGAAGTCGACAGCGAT GCAGACAAGCGAGCACATCACAATGCGCTGGAGCGTAAACGCAGGGACCACATTAAAGACAGCTTTCACAGTTTACGAGACTCTGTGCCTGCATTACAAGGGGAGAAG GCTTCCCGAGCACAGATTCTAGACAAAGCCACGGAGTACATCCAGTACATGAGACGAAAAAACCACACCCACCAGCAAGATATTGACGATCTAAAGAAGCAGAATGCACTGCTGGAGCAGCAGG TTCGTGCACTTGAGAAGGCCAAGGGGAACACTCAGCTCCAGACCAACTACTCTTCCGATAGCAGCTTGTACACAAACCGCAAAGGGAGCGCCGTGTCAGCCTTTGACGGCGGTTCCGACTCCAGctctgaatcagaatcagacGAGACACCGAACAGGAAGAAGCTGCGCGTGGAGCTAAGCTAG